A stretch of the Aphis gossypii isolate Hap1 chromosome 2, ASM2018417v2, whole genome shotgun sequence genome encodes the following:
- the LOC114132687 gene encoding uncharacterized protein DDB_G0283697-like isoform X4 has product MSERAVFLILTISLSVAYGLDLFRVDGFYRNLEKRDNLIMSPDRIATNLIRQKNLMKRDMIEDITKKSTKPMNFEDQGFKSKSVSPLVKRDMMEDITKKTTKPMDFEYQGFNPKSESLLVKRDMIGDINKKTTKPMDFEDQGFNPKSVSPLVKRCNYGKINDCYESNTNVETREVEKKEEHNYSCYSSASETDESVKKDSGKECKCFDSKTNEENCEEKKKEKKKSSSCSSFSETDKKDKKDSEKKCKCSDSKSKGENRDDEKCKCSDSKTNVKTRDVEKKEKKKSSSSSSSNETDKKDKKDSNKKCKCSDSKTKGENRDDKDKKCKCFDSKTNEESSEEKKKEKKKSSSNSSSSKTDKKDKKDSDKKCKCSDSKTKGENRDDEDKKCKCFDSKTNEESSEEKKKEKKKSSSNSSSSKTDKKDKKDSDKKCKCSDSKTKGENRDDEDKKCKCSDSKTKGEDRDDKDKKCKCFDSKTNEESSEEKKKEKKKSSSNSSSSKTDKKDKKDSDKKCKCSDSKTKGENRDDEDKKCKCFDSKTNGENSEEKKKEKKKSSSNSSSSETDKKDKKDSDKKCKCSDSKTKAENRDDEKCKCSDSKTNVKTREVEKKEKKKSSSSSSSNETDKKNKKDSNKKCKCSDSKTKGENRDDKDKKCKCFDSKTNEESSEEKKKEKKKSSSNSSSSENDKKDKKDSNKKCKCSDSKTKGENRDNEGKQCTCFDSKTNEESREEKKKEKKKSSSGSSCTETDKKDKKDLDKKYNCSDSKTKGETCDVKKTEKNKSSSSSSFSETDKMNKKDSGKKQKCSDSKTNDKTRDGECNSSNSINENGEMKSGSRSYSNLQTDLENSEIMNHQQINYSESEIGEQDNETMLNEIDESSSSLSHCGSGKNELNKSSNQYSAYESEVNNEIRQTTNKENNKSSSSVTCYGSGNEGIKKSNNQRYDYSESDIKEQDNETMFNRDVNSSSKSTRYGCGTNEINQSGLKRISSESEVDEELSGSMGMMKQESISSTSSSGYNQRNIMNSNSARGESRNTVVNDQSTSSALYNQGGENAMGNAEIKQLKYSSSSTSVSGGKKQMNQVTQKLESNQFEHNLNYNEYGNQEEEEEEINHSGCSNQ; this is encoded by the exons ATGAGTGAACGTGcggtttttttgattttaactatCAGTTTAagc GTGGCTTATGGATTAGATTTGTTTAGAGTTGAtggtttttatagaaatttagaGAAAAGGGATAATCTAATAATGTCACCTGATCGTATAGCGACAAACCTTATTAGACAGAAAAATTTGATGAAACGAGATATGATAGAAGATATTACCAAAAAATCTACAAAACCCATGAATTTTGAAGATCAAGGTTTCAAATCAAAATCCGTATCACCATTAGTTAAACGAGATATGATGGAAGATATTACCAAAAAAACTACGAAACCCATGGATTTTGAATATCAAGGTTTCAATCCAAAATCCGAATCATTATTAGTTAAACGAGATATGATAGGagatattaacaaaaaaactacGAAACCCATGGATTTTGAAGATCAAGGTTTCAATCCAAAATCTGTATCACCATTAGTTAAACGATGTAATTAT GGTAAGATAAATGATTGTTATGAATCAAATACAAATGTAGAAACCCGAGAAGTTgag AAAAAAGAAGAACATAATTATTCATGTTACTCATCAGCCAGTGAAACTGATGAAAGTGTTAAGAAAGATTcg GGTAAGGAATGTAAATGCTttgattcaaaaacaaatgaagAAAATTGTGAAGAAaag aaaaaagaaaaaaagaaatcttCATCTTGCTCATCATTCAGTGAAACTGATAAAAAGGATAAGAAAGATTCG gaGAAGAAATGTAAATGCTCTGATTCAAAATCAAAAGGAGAAAACCGTGATGAtgag AAATGTAAATGCTCTGATTCAAAAACGAATGTTAAAACTCGTGATGTTgag aaaaaagaaaaaaagaaatcttCATCTAGCTCTTCATCAAACGAAACTGATAAAAAGGATAAGAAAGATTCG aataagaaatgtaaatgctctgattcaaaaacaaaaggaGAAAACCGTGATGataag gataagaaatgtaaatgttttgattCGAAAACAAATGAAGAAAGCAGTGAAgaaaag aaaaaagaaaaaaagaaatcttCATCTAATTCATCATCCagtaaaactgataaaaagGATAAGAAAGATTCG gataagaaatgtaaatgcTCCGATTCAAAAACTAAAGGAGAAAACCGTGATGAtgag gataagaaatgtaaatgttttgattCGAAAACAAATGAAGAAAGCAGTGAAgaaaag aaaaaagaaaaaaagaaatcttCATCTAATTCATCATCCagtaaaactgataaaaagGATAAGAAAGATTCG gataagaaatgtaaatgcTCCGATTCAAAAACTAAAGGAGAAAACCGTGATGAtgag GACAAGAAATGTAAATGCTctgattcaaaaacaaaaggaGAAGACCGTGATGataag gataagaaatgtaaatgttttgattCGAAAACAAATGAAGAAAGCAGTGAAgaaaag aaaaaagaaaaaaagaaatcttCATCTAATTCATCATCCagtaaaactgataaaaagGATAAGAAAGATTCG gataagaaatgtaaatgcTCCGATTCAAAAACTAAAGGAGAAAACCGTGATGAtgag GACAAGAAatgtaaatgttttgattCGAAAACAAATGGAGAAAACAGCGAAgaaaag aaaaaagaaaaaaagaaatcttCATCTAACTCATCATCTAGTGAGACTGATAAAAAGGATAAGAAAGATTCG gataagaaatgtaaatgctccgattcaaaaacaaaagcaGAAAACCGTGATGAtgag AAATGTAAATGCTctgattcaaaaacaaatgttaaaaCTCGTGAAGTTGAg aaaaaagaaaaaaagaaatcttCATCTAGCTCTTCATCAAATGAAACTGATAAAAAGAATAAGAAAGATTCG aataagaaatgtaaatgctctgattcaaaaacaaaaggaGAAAACCGTGATGataag gataagaaatgtaaatgttttgattCGAAAACAAATGAAGAAAGCAGTGAAgaaaag aaaaaagaaaaaaagaaatcttCATCGAACTCATCATCTagtgaaaatgataaaaaggATAAGAAAGATTCG aataagaaatgtaaatgcTCCGATTCAAAAACTAAAGGAGAAAACCGTGATAAtgag ggCAAGCAATGTACATGCTTTGATTCGAAAACAAATGAAGAAAGCCGTGAAgaaaag aaaaaagaaaaaaagaaatcttCATCTGGCTCATCTTGCACTGAAACTGATAAAAAGGATAAGAAAGATTTG gataagaaatataattgctctgattcaaaaacaaaaggaGAAACCTGCGATGTTAAG aaaacagaaaaaaataaatcttcatCTAGCTCATCATTTAGTGAAACTGATAAAATGAATAAGAAAGATTCG ggTAAGAAACAAAAATGCTCTGATTCAAAAACAAACGATAAAACCCGGGATGGTGAg TGCAATAGTTCTAATTCAATTAATGAAAATGGTGAAAtgaag agtGGTAGCCGAAGTTACTCCAATTTGCAAACTGACTTAGAAAACAGTGAAAttatg aaccatcaacaaattaattattctgagTCAGAGATCGGTGAACAAGACAATGAAACGATG ttAAATGAAATAGACGAATCTTCATCTTCATTATCACATTGTGGAAGtggtaaaaatgaattaaacaaaTCG agTAACCAATATAGTGCGTATGAATCGGAAGTAAACAATGAAATTAGGCAAACGAcg aataaagaaaataacaaaTCGTCATCTTCAGTAACGTGTTATGGAAGTGGTAACGAGGGAATAAAAAAATcg aacAATCAACGTTATGATTATTCTGAGTCAGATATTAAAGAACAAGATAATGAAACGAtg tTTAATAGAGACGTGAATTCTTCATCTAAATCAACTCGTTATGGATGTGGTACAAATGAAATTAACCAATcg ggGTTAAAACGTATTAGTTCTGAATCAGAAGTAGATGAAGAATTGTCAGGATCAATGGGAATG ATGAAACAAGAAAGTATATCATCGACTTCATCATCA GGTTATAATCAACGTAACATCATGAACTCAAATTCTGCACGTGGAGAATCAAGAAACACTGTG gtaaatgatCAATCTACGTCGTCTGCATTGTACAACCAAGGAGGTGAAAATGCAATGGGAAATGcg
- the LOC114132687 gene encoding dentin sialophosphoprotein-like isoform X6, protein MSERAVFLILTISLSVAYGLDLFRVDGFYRNLEKRDNLIMSPDRIATNLIRQKNLMKRDMIEDITKKSTKPMNFEDQGFKSKSVSPLVKRDMMEDITKKTTKPMDFEYQGFNPKSESLLVKRDMIGDINKKTTKPMDFEDQGFNPKSVSPLVKRCNYGKINDCYESNTNVETREVEKKEEHNYSCYSSASETDESVKKDSGKECKCFDSKTNEENCEEKKKEKKKSSSCSSFSETDKKDKKDSEKKCKCSDSKSKGENRDDEKCKCSDSKTNVKTRDVEKKEKKKSSSSSSSNETDKKDKKDSNKKCKCSDSKTKGENRDDKDKKCKCFDSKTNEESSEEKKKEKKKSSSNSSSSKTDKKDKKDSDKKCKCFDSKTNEESSEEKKKEKKKSSSNSSSSKTDKKDKKDSDKKCKCSDSKTKGENRDDEDKKCKCSDSKTKGEDRDDKDKKCKCFDSKTNEESSEEKKKEKKKSSSNSSSSKTDKKDKKDSDKKCKCSDSKTKGENRDDEDKKCKCFDSKTNGENSEEKKKEKKKSSSNSSSSETDKKDKKDSDKKCKCSDSKTKAENRDDEKCKCSDSKTNVKTREVEKKEKKKSSSSSSSNETDKKNKKDSNKKCKCSDSKTKGENRDDKDKKCKCFDSKTNEESSEEKKKEKKKSSSNSSSSENDKKDKKDSNKKCKCSDSKTKGENRDNEGKQCTCFDSKTNEESREEKKKEKKKSSSGSSCTETDKKDKKDLDKKYNCSDSKTKGETCDVKKTEKNKSSSSSSFSETDKMNKKDSGKKQKCSDSKTNDKTRDGECNSSNSINENGEMKSGSRSYSNLQTDLENSEIMNHQQINYSESEIGEQDNETMLNEIDESSSSLSHCGSGKNELNKSSNQYSAYESEVNNEIRQTTNKENNKSSSSVTCYGSGNEGIKKSNNQRYDYSESDIKEQDNETMFNRDVNSSSKSTRYGCGTNEINQSGLKRISSESEVDEELSGSMGMMKQESISSTSSSGYNQRNIMNSNSARGESRNTVVNDQSTSSALYNQGGENAMGNAEIKQLKYSSSSTSVSGGKKQMNQVTQKLESNQFEHNLNYNEYGNQEEEEEEINHSGCSNQ, encoded by the exons ATGAGTGAACGTGcggtttttttgattttaactatCAGTTTAagc GTGGCTTATGGATTAGATTTGTTTAGAGTTGAtggtttttatagaaatttagaGAAAAGGGATAATCTAATAATGTCACCTGATCGTATAGCGACAAACCTTATTAGACAGAAAAATTTGATGAAACGAGATATGATAGAAGATATTACCAAAAAATCTACAAAACCCATGAATTTTGAAGATCAAGGTTTCAAATCAAAATCCGTATCACCATTAGTTAAACGAGATATGATGGAAGATATTACCAAAAAAACTACGAAACCCATGGATTTTGAATATCAAGGTTTCAATCCAAAATCCGAATCATTATTAGTTAAACGAGATATGATAGGagatattaacaaaaaaactacGAAACCCATGGATTTTGAAGATCAAGGTTTCAATCCAAAATCTGTATCACCATTAGTTAAACGATGTAATTAT GGTAAGATAAATGATTGTTATGAATCAAATACAAATGTAGAAACCCGAGAAGTTgag AAAAAAGAAGAACATAATTATTCATGTTACTCATCAGCCAGTGAAACTGATGAAAGTGTTAAGAAAGATTcg GGTAAGGAATGTAAATGCTttgattcaaaaacaaatgaagAAAATTGTGAAGAAaag aaaaaagaaaaaaagaaatcttCATCTTGCTCATCATTCAGTGAAACTGATAAAAAGGATAAGAAAGATTCG gaGAAGAAATGTAAATGCTCTGATTCAAAATCAAAAGGAGAAAACCGTGATGAtgag AAATGTAAATGCTCTGATTCAAAAACGAATGTTAAAACTCGTGATGTTgag aaaaaagaaaaaaagaaatcttCATCTAGCTCTTCATCAAACGAAACTGATAAAAAGGATAAGAAAGATTCG aataagaaatgtaaatgctctgattcaaaaacaaaaggaGAAAACCGTGATGataag gataagaaatgtaaatgttttgattCGAAAACAAATGAAGAAAGCAGTGAAgaaaag aaaaaagaaaaaaagaaatcttCATCTAATTCATCATCCagtaaaactgataaaaagGATAAGAAAGATTCG gataagaaatgtaaatgttttgattCGAAAACAAATGAAGAAAGCAGTGAAgaaaag aaaaaagaaaaaaagaaatcttCATCTAATTCATCATCCagtaaaactgataaaaagGATAAGAAAGATTCG gataagaaatgtaaatgcTCCGATTCAAAAACTAAAGGAGAAAACCGTGATGAtgag GACAAGAAATGTAAATGCTctgattcaaaaacaaaaggaGAAGACCGTGATGataag gataagaaatgtaaatgttttgattCGAAAACAAATGAAGAAAGCAGTGAAgaaaag aaaaaagaaaaaaagaaatcttCATCTAATTCATCATCCagtaaaactgataaaaagGATAAGAAAGATTCG gataagaaatgtaaatgcTCCGATTCAAAAACTAAAGGAGAAAACCGTGATGAtgag GACAAGAAatgtaaatgttttgattCGAAAACAAATGGAGAAAACAGCGAAgaaaag aaaaaagaaaaaaagaaatcttCATCTAACTCATCATCTAGTGAGACTGATAAAAAGGATAAGAAAGATTCG gataagaaatgtaaatgctccgattcaaaaacaaaagcaGAAAACCGTGATGAtgag AAATGTAAATGCTctgattcaaaaacaaatgttaaaaCTCGTGAAGTTGAg aaaaaagaaaaaaagaaatcttCATCTAGCTCTTCATCAAATGAAACTGATAAAAAGAATAAGAAAGATTCG aataagaaatgtaaatgctctgattcaaaaacaaaaggaGAAAACCGTGATGataag gataagaaatgtaaatgttttgattCGAAAACAAATGAAGAAAGCAGTGAAgaaaag aaaaaagaaaaaaagaaatcttCATCGAACTCATCATCTagtgaaaatgataaaaaggATAAGAAAGATTCG aataagaaatgtaaatgcTCCGATTCAAAAACTAAAGGAGAAAACCGTGATAAtgag ggCAAGCAATGTACATGCTTTGATTCGAAAACAAATGAAGAAAGCCGTGAAgaaaag aaaaaagaaaaaaagaaatcttCATCTGGCTCATCTTGCACTGAAACTGATAAAAAGGATAAGAAAGATTTG gataagaaatataattgctctgattcaaaaacaaaaggaGAAACCTGCGATGTTAAG aaaacagaaaaaaataaatcttcatCTAGCTCATCATTTAGTGAAACTGATAAAATGAATAAGAAAGATTCG ggTAAGAAACAAAAATGCTCTGATTCAAAAACAAACGATAAAACCCGGGATGGTGAg TGCAATAGTTCTAATTCAATTAATGAAAATGGTGAAAtgaag agtGGTAGCCGAAGTTACTCCAATTTGCAAACTGACTTAGAAAACAGTGAAAttatg aaccatcaacaaattaattattctgagTCAGAGATCGGTGAACAAGACAATGAAACGATG ttAAATGAAATAGACGAATCTTCATCTTCATTATCACATTGTGGAAGtggtaaaaatgaattaaacaaaTCG agTAACCAATATAGTGCGTATGAATCGGAAGTAAACAATGAAATTAGGCAAACGAcg aataaagaaaataacaaaTCGTCATCTTCAGTAACGTGTTATGGAAGTGGTAACGAGGGAATAAAAAAATcg aacAATCAACGTTATGATTATTCTGAGTCAGATATTAAAGAACAAGATAATGAAACGAtg tTTAATAGAGACGTGAATTCTTCATCTAAATCAACTCGTTATGGATGTGGTACAAATGAAATTAACCAATcg ggGTTAAAACGTATTAGTTCTGAATCAGAAGTAGATGAAGAATTGTCAGGATCAATGGGAATG ATGAAACAAGAAAGTATATCATCGACTTCATCATCA GGTTATAATCAACGTAACATCATGAACTCAAATTCTGCACGTGGAGAATCAAGAAACACTGTG gtaaatgatCAATCTACGTCGTCTGCATTGTACAACCAAGGAGGTGAAAATGCAATGGGAAATGcg
- the LOC114132687 gene encoding uncharacterized protein DDB_G0290685-like isoform X8 — translation MSERAVFLILTISLSVAYGLDLFRVDGFYRNLEKRDNLIMSPDRIATNLIRQKNLMKRDMIEDITKKSTKPMNFEDQGFKSKSVSPLVKRDMMEDITKKTTKPMDFEYQGFNPKSESLLVKRDMIGDINKKTTKPMDFEDQGFNPKSVSPLVKRCNYGKINDCYESNTNVETREVEKKEEHNYSCYSSASETDESVKKDSGKECKCFDSKTNEENCEEKKKEKKKSSSCSSFSETDKKDKKDSEKKCKCSDSKSKGENRDDEKCKCSDSKTNVKTRDVEKKEKKKSSSSSSSNETDKKDKKDSNKKCKCSDSKTKGENRDDKDKKCKCFDSKTNEESSEEKKKEKKKSSSNSSSSKTDKKDKKDSDKKCKCSDSKTKGENRDDEDKKCKCSDSKTKGEDRDDKDKKCKCFDSKTNEESSEEKKKEKKKSSSNSSSSKTDKKDKKDSDKKCKCSDSKTKGENRDDEDKKCKCSDSKTKGEDRDDKDKKCKCSDSKTKGENRDDEDKKCKCFDSKTNGENSEEKKKEKKKSSSNSSSSETDKKDKKDSDKKCKCSDSKTKAENRDDEKCKCSDSKTNVKTREVEKKEKKKSSSSSSSNETDKKNKKDSNKKCKCSDSKTKGENRDDKDKKCKCFDSKTNEESSEEKKKEKKKSSSNSSSSENDKKDKKDSNKKCKCSDSKTKGENRDNEGKQCTCFDSKTNEESREEKKKEKKKSSSGSSCTETDKKDKKDLDKKYNCSDSKTKGETCDVKKTEKNKSSSSSSFSETDKMNKKDSGKKQKCSDSKTNDKTRDGECNSSNSINENGEMKSGSRSYSNLQTDLENSEIMNHQQINYSESEIGEQDNETMLNEIDESSSSLSHCGSGKNELNKSSNQYSAYESEVNNEIRQTTNKENNKSSSSVTCYGSGNEGIKKSNNQRYDYSESDIKEQDNETMFNRDVNSSSKSTRYGCGTNEINQSGLKRISSESEVDEELSGSMGMMKQESISSTSSSGYNQRNIMNSNSARGESRNTVVNDQSTSSALYNQGGENAMGNAEIKQLKYSSSSTSVSGGKKQMNQVTQKLESNQFEHNLNYNEYGNQEEEEEEINHSGCSNQ, via the exons ATGAGTGAACGTGcggtttttttgattttaactatCAGTTTAagc GTGGCTTATGGATTAGATTTGTTTAGAGTTGAtggtttttatagaaatttagaGAAAAGGGATAATCTAATAATGTCACCTGATCGTATAGCGACAAACCTTATTAGACAGAAAAATTTGATGAAACGAGATATGATAGAAGATATTACCAAAAAATCTACAAAACCCATGAATTTTGAAGATCAAGGTTTCAAATCAAAATCCGTATCACCATTAGTTAAACGAGATATGATGGAAGATATTACCAAAAAAACTACGAAACCCATGGATTTTGAATATCAAGGTTTCAATCCAAAATCCGAATCATTATTAGTTAAACGAGATATGATAGGagatattaacaaaaaaactacGAAACCCATGGATTTTGAAGATCAAGGTTTCAATCCAAAATCTGTATCACCATTAGTTAAACGATGTAATTAT GGTAAGATAAATGATTGTTATGAATCAAATACAAATGTAGAAACCCGAGAAGTTgag AAAAAAGAAGAACATAATTATTCATGTTACTCATCAGCCAGTGAAACTGATGAAAGTGTTAAGAAAGATTcg GGTAAGGAATGTAAATGCTttgattcaaaaacaaatgaagAAAATTGTGAAGAAaag aaaaaagaaaaaaagaaatcttCATCTTGCTCATCATTCAGTGAAACTGATAAAAAGGATAAGAAAGATTCG gaGAAGAAATGTAAATGCTCTGATTCAAAATCAAAAGGAGAAAACCGTGATGAtgag AAATGTAAATGCTCTGATTCAAAAACGAATGTTAAAACTCGTGATGTTgag aaaaaagaaaaaaagaaatcttCATCTAGCTCTTCATCAAACGAAACTGATAAAAAGGATAAGAAAGATTCG aataagaaatgtaaatgctctgattcaaaaacaaaaggaGAAAACCGTGATGataag gataagaaatgtaaatgttttgattCGAAAACAAATGAAGAAAGCAGTGAAgaaaag aaaaaagaaaaaaagaaatcttCATCTAATTCATCATCCagtaaaactgataaaaagGATAAGAAAGATTCG gataagaaatgtaaatgcTCCGATTCAAAAACTAAAGGAGAAAACCGTGATGAtgag GACAAGAAATGTAAATGCTctgattcaaaaacaaaaggaGAAGACCGTGATGataag gataagaaatgtaaatgttttgattCGAAAACAAATGAAGAAAGCAGTGAAgaaaag aaaaaagaaaaaaagaaatcttCATCTAATTCATCATCCagtaaaactgataaaaagGATAAGAAAGATTCG gataagaaatgtaaatgcTCCGATTCAAAAACTAAAGGAGAAAACCGTGATGAtgag GACAAGAAATGTAAATGCTctgattcaaaaacaaaaggaGAAGACCGTGATGataag gataagaaatgtaaatgcTCCGATTCAAAAACTAAAGGAGAAAACCGTGATGAtgag GACAAGAAatgtaaatgttttgattCGAAAACAAATGGAGAAAACAGCGAAgaaaag aaaaaagaaaaaaagaaatcttCATCTAACTCATCATCTAGTGAGACTGATAAAAAGGATAAGAAAGATTCG gataagaaatgtaaatgctccgattcaaaaacaaaagcaGAAAACCGTGATGAtgag AAATGTAAATGCTctgattcaaaaacaaatgttaaaaCTCGTGAAGTTGAg aaaaaagaaaaaaagaaatcttCATCTAGCTCTTCATCAAATGAAACTGATAAAAAGAATAAGAAAGATTCG aataagaaatgtaaatgctctgattcaaaaacaaaaggaGAAAACCGTGATGataag gataagaaatgtaaatgttttgattCGAAAACAAATGAAGAAAGCAGTGAAgaaaag aaaaaagaaaaaaagaaatcttCATCGAACTCATCATCTagtgaaaatgataaaaaggATAAGAAAGATTCG aataagaaatgtaaatgcTCCGATTCAAAAACTAAAGGAGAAAACCGTGATAAtgag ggCAAGCAATGTACATGCTTTGATTCGAAAACAAATGAAGAAAGCCGTGAAgaaaag aaaaaagaaaaaaagaaatcttCATCTGGCTCATCTTGCACTGAAACTGATAAAAAGGATAAGAAAGATTTG gataagaaatataattgctctgattcaaaaacaaaaggaGAAACCTGCGATGTTAAG aaaacagaaaaaaataaatcttcatCTAGCTCATCATTTAGTGAAACTGATAAAATGAATAAGAAAGATTCG ggTAAGAAACAAAAATGCTCTGATTCAAAAACAAACGATAAAACCCGGGATGGTGAg TGCAATAGTTCTAATTCAATTAATGAAAATGGTGAAAtgaag agtGGTAGCCGAAGTTACTCCAATTTGCAAACTGACTTAGAAAACAGTGAAAttatg aaccatcaacaaattaattattctgagTCAGAGATCGGTGAACAAGACAATGAAACGATG ttAAATGAAATAGACGAATCTTCATCTTCATTATCACATTGTGGAAGtggtaaaaatgaattaaacaaaTCG agTAACCAATATAGTGCGTATGAATCGGAAGTAAACAATGAAATTAGGCAAACGAcg aataaagaaaataacaaaTCGTCATCTTCAGTAACGTGTTATGGAAGTGGTAACGAGGGAATAAAAAAATcg aacAATCAACGTTATGATTATTCTGAGTCAGATATTAAAGAACAAGATAATGAAACGAtg tTTAATAGAGACGTGAATTCTTCATCTAAATCAACTCGTTATGGATGTGGTACAAATGAAATTAACCAATcg ggGTTAAAACGTATTAGTTCTGAATCAGAAGTAGATGAAGAATTGTCAGGATCAATGGGAATG ATGAAACAAGAAAGTATATCATCGACTTCATCATCA GGTTATAATCAACGTAACATCATGAACTCAAATTCTGCACGTGGAGAATCAAGAAACACTGTG gtaaatgatCAATCTACGTCGTCTGCATTGTACAACCAAGGAGGTGAAAATGCAATGGGAAATGcg